The Rathayibacter caricis DSM 15933 genomic sequence TGCGCGATGATCTCGCGGACCGGCTGGTCCTGCACCTCGGTCAGCTCCCGCAGCTGCTGGTCGAGGATCGCGACGCGCACCGTCGTGCCGCGCTTCACCTTCCCGCTCGTGGGCTGCACGCTGCCGGCGACCAGGCCCAGGAGGGTCGACTTGCCGGCGCCGTTCACGCCGAGGATCCCGGTGCGCTCCCCCGGGGCGATGCGCCACTCGATGCGGTTCAGCACCGTCCGCTCGCCGTAGCGCACCGTGACGTCGAGCAGGTCGACGACGTCCTTGCCCAGCCGCGAGACGGCGAGCTGCGACAGCGAGACGGAGTCGCGCACGGGAGGCTCGTCCTCGATCAGCTGGTTGGCGGCGTCGATGCGGAACTTGGGCTTCGCGGTGCGGGCGGGGGCTCCGCGGCGCAGCCACGCGAGCTCCTTCTTCATCAGGTTCTGCCGCTTGGCCTCCATCGTGGTCGCCATCCGGTCGCGCTCGACGCGCTGCAGGATGTACGCCGCGTAGCCGCCTTCGAAGGGCTCGACGAGGCGGTCGTGCACCTCCCAGGTGGCGGTGCAGATCTCGTCGAGGAACCAGCGGTCGTGGGTCACGACGGCGAGTCCGCCGGAGGCGGTGGCCCAGCGGCGCTTGAGGTGCTCGGCCAGCCAGGCGATACCCTCGACGTCGAGGTGGTTGGTGGGCTCGTCGAGGAACACGACGTCCCAGTCGCCGACCAGGAGCTTCGCGAGCGCGACGCGGCGGCGCTGTCCGCCCGAGAGGGAGCCGACGACGCCGTCCCACGGCACGTCGCGCAGCAGCCCGGCGATCACGTCGCGAGTGCGCGCGTCGCCCGCCCACTCGTGCTCCTCGAGACCGCCGACGACCGCCTGCGCGACCGTCAGGTCCTCGTCCACCGTGTCGGCCTGGTCGAGCATGCCGAGGGTGACGCCGCGGCGGTGGGTGACGCGGCCGGAGTCCGGCTCGATGCGCTGCGCGAGCAGGCGC encodes the following:
- a CDS encoding ABC-F family ATP-binding cassette domain-containing protein is translated as MAHLLGAEALRLEYPTRVIFDDVSLGIEEGDRIGIVGRNGDGKSTLLRLLAQRIEPDSGRVTHRRGVTLGMLDQADTVDEDLTVAQAVVGGLEEHEWAGDARTRDVIAGLLRDVPWDGVVGSLSGGQRRRVALAKLLVGDWDVVFLDEPTNHLDVEGIAWLAEHLKRRWATASGGLAVVTHDRWFLDEICTATWEVHDRLVEPFEGGYAAYILQRVERDRMATTMEAKRQNLMKKELAWLRRGAPARTAKPKFRIDAANQLIEDEPPVRDSVSLSQLAVSRLGKDVVDLLDVTVRYGERTVLNRIEWRIAPGERTGILGVNGAGKSTLLGLVAGSVQPTSGKVKRGTTVRVAILDQQLRELTEVQDQPVREIIAQQRTSYSIGGKDMTPGQLLERLGFSSAQLSTPVKDLSGGQRRRLQLLLILLSEPNVLILDEPTNDLDTDMLAAIEDLLDSWPGTLLVVSHDRYLLERVTDQQYAVLEGAFRHLPGGVEQYLELRKALEKAGPAALSATASAAPSGLGGAERRTAEKEVSAIDRRLHKLTQLTKTLHEKMATHDQDDYDGILALNATLRGYEGETAELELRWLELSEQLEG